A region from the Triticum aestivum cultivar Chinese Spring chromosome 3D, IWGSC CS RefSeq v2.1, whole genome shotgun sequence genome encodes:
- the LOC123079798 gene encoding cell division control protein 6 homolog, translated as MPTLRSATLSPAPAATPSPTAVTPSPAAAGTTPSSAAKRRMTARRAADSPDSPQFASPHKSPLAGSGHFGAPKMLSGSPKSSRKRLYGDLVPAERPKWNPRDPAQMQAVKEALHVATTPSCGLVCRDDEQRRVFEFCKACVQQERAGSLYVCGCPGTGKTLSISKVKQSVSRWADEMGMETPDDLSINCTNLGNTSDIFGKILEKFQVRKKASGKLSPLQQLQRMFSHKESAPRRMLLVVVDEMDYLITRDRAVLHDLFMLTTLQFSRCILIGIANAVDLADRFLPKLESLNCKPLVITFRAYSKDQISNIINHRLKVLEYDVFEPMAIEFCARKVAAATGDMRKALGVCRSAVEIFESGLQDSSDKGAGVVTFDHMDIALSKVFKPAVVNNILCLPQHQQMVLCALANTFQHSRKKATTLGELNKSYIEICRSTQVPAVGMLEFSNMCMILSDQGYLKLGQSKEDKLRRVTLQIDISDITFAFKGSRFFEKCLEQPKF; from the exons ATGCCGACGCTCCGCAGCGCCACGCTGAGCCCAGCCCCGGCGGCCACCCCCTCCCCGACGGCCGTCACCCCATCCCCGGCGGCCGCCGGCACCACCCCGAGCAGCGCGGCCAAGCGCCGGATGACCGCTCGCCGCGCCGCCGATTCGCCCGATTCGCCCCAGTTCGCCTCCCCCCACAAGTCCCCGCTCGCCGGCTCCGGCCAC TTCGGCGCCCCGAAGATGCTCTCGGGGTCGCCCAAGTCCTCCCGGAAGCGCCTCTACGGCGACCTCGTCCCGGCGGAGAGGCCCAAGTGGAACCCAAGAG ATCCGGCGCAGATGCAGGCGGTCAAGGAGGCGCTGCACGTGGCCACGACGCCCTCGTGCGGCCTGGTTTGCAGGGACGACGAGCAAAGGCGCGTGTTCGAGTTCTGCAAGGCGTGTGTCCAGCAGGAGAGGGCGGGGAGCCTCTACGTGTGCGGGTGCCCTGGTACAGGGAAGACACTGTCGATCAGCAAGGTCAAGCAGAGCGTGTCGCGATGGGCTGATGAG ATGGGAATGGAGACGCCTGATGATTTGTCAATCAATTGCACCAACCTTGGAAACACATCTGACATTTTTGGCAAG ATACTCGAAAAATTCCAGGTTCGGAAAAAGGCAAGTGGCAAATTGTCACCACTTCAGCAACTGCAGCGTATGTTTTCACACAAAGAATCTGCTCCAAGGAGGATGCT ATTGGTTGTTGTGGATGAGATGGACTACTTGATAACAAGAGACCGGGCTGTGCTACATGACCTTTTCATGCTTACCACCCTCCAGTTCTCGAGATGCATACTGATAG GAATTGCAAATGCAGTAGACCTAGCAGATCGGTTTCTTCCAAAGCTCGAATCCTTAAATT GCAAGCCACTTGTTATAACTTTCCGAGCCTATTCCAAGGATCAAATATCCAACATAATTAATCATAGGTTAAAG GTTCTTGAGTATGATGTCTTCGAGCCAATGGCGATAGAATTTTGTGCTAGG AAAGTAGCTGCAGCCACTGGAGACATGAGAAAAGCTCTTGGTGTTTGCAG GAGTGCTGTGGAAATATTTGAATCAGGACTACAAGATTCTTCTGATAAAGGGGCTGGAGTT GTGACATTTGATCATATGGACATTGCCTTGTCGAAGGTTTTCAAGCCAGCAGTAGTAAATAACATACTGTGCCTTCCCCAACACCAACAG ATGGTGCTGTGTGCACTGGCAAATACCTTTCAGCATTCCAGGAAAAAGGCTACTACTCTAGGAGAG CTCAACAAATCATACATAGAAATTTGTAGATCGACCCAAGTCCCAGCAGTTGGGATGCTTGAATTTTCTAACATGTGCATGATTTTGAGCGATCAG GGATACTTGAAGTTAGGGCAATCCAAAGAAGATAAGCTTAGAAGAGTAACGCTTCAGATTGACATTTCAGATATTACTTTTGCATTTAAG GGTAGCCGATTCTTTGAGAAGTGCCTTGAGCAACCAAAATTTTAG